Sequence from the Nerophis lumbriciformis linkage group LG02, RoL_Nlum_v2.1, whole genome shotgun sequence genome:
aagttcacaaaaaagcaccgcagaagtcacgaaagtggcaccccttgtcacacagtcccgatTTAATTcaatacattcataataacatgtagtatttACGTATTTCATTATAATCATACAGGAACACATTAATATCGCAAACAAATCACAgcgttcgctttttccttcaacaatcaCTGattaatcacttactgtacaatgtctgcttttactggaatgccgactgttaggatgttcctgtttggatgaagaatgaTTAGCAATCCTTGCGAATAAAAAAGCGGGTGTAACAAAGGGTCTTTTCGAATCTTTTTTCCCATTTAATATCTCAGTTCTCAGtttagaggcatgatttataatctagaattaactttcacaaaCTCCtaagcgagaaagcagctcaccagcgtaTGATGCAGAATGGGGAAATTGCCTCTCTGATCAATGTGCCGTTAAATGTAAGTTCTtaacattagcgcttataataacaatattgctaatacttgtttaatattcaggtcacaaaatgtaaatagaataTTGTTGATGGTTAttaattgggttttatggtcAAAATAGAAGCAATGACGTCAtgactcccattggctccattacaactggacttttatttacaaattagaatgcataaaataaaaaacacgTATTATTGTGTCTCATAGGGATTGTGACATATAGataacattccaaaaatatgcgaTTCCTCTTAAACTTCAACTTGGTTAGTCAACgagagttcagtttcagtttatttcgaacatgcttatgatacaatgtaatgcatcacatatctccagttgtttcattacagtgtGCTCGTTTGATGGTGACGAAATAGGATAGACTCTGCAGGGCAGATTGCTTTGAACCTATTGTTATTTTGAAAAAGTTATAATTAAACCATTCAtcctttttttttaccgcttgtccctctcggaagTGTGGGGGCCTTGAGCCTATGCCAGCAAGGCAAGGTACACTGTAGACTCTGTGACCGCAAGAAgtagaagcggtagaaaaatggatggatttccaAGTCAGCCTGTTGATTAATTCAAGCACAGCCGCCACCAAGCTAAAGGTTTTGTGTATCATTGAagcgtttataaagacacaaataccTGAAGTCCCACTGGCTCTTACAGCACCCCTGACACGTTATTACGCCTGCCAAGCAGTTAGAGAAACACTGCCCTAAACATAGTATACGGTAATTCCGTGTAAATCGTTTTCTTACATGGTTTCATATGGTTTCAGGTGCAGGATACCATTCAGAATCAAAGGCCAAGGAGTACAAACATGTATGCAAAAGAGCCTGCCAGCAAGTAAGtgtattctacaaaacccaaaaccagtgaagttggcacgttgtgtaatttgtaaataaaaacagaatacaattatttgtaaatccttttcaacttatattcaattgaatagaccgcaaagacaagatatttaatgtttgaactgagaagcttaatttttttttttttgcaaataatcattaacttagaatttaatggcagcaacacattgcaaaaaagttgacacagggaCATTTTGACCACTGTTACATggtttttccttttaacaacataaacgtttgggaactgaggagaccaatttttgaagcttttcaggaggaattctttcccacgcttgcttgatgtacagcttaagttgttcaacagtccggggtctccattgtgatattttaggcttcatattgcatcacacattttcaatggcagacaggtttggactacaggcaggccagtataaTACCTGCACTCTTAttataaagccacgctgttgtaacacgtggtttggtatTGTatagctgaaataagcaggggcgtccatgataacgttgcttggatggcaacatatgttgctccaaaacctgaatgtacctttcagcattaatggtgccttcacagatgtgtaagttacccatgccttgggcactaatacacccccatacaatcacagtgtcatgtctgtattatcatgttttgttttaagtcatgttttgtttagtttctgtctttttcactcccttgtctggtcaccatagcaaccattagttttcacctgtcacgtcacgcacccgtttcacgttttgactcacacacacctgtcaccaatcatgtcactgttatttaagcataccttgttcatcactcgtcctgcctgcattgtcgttatgtcactccggttcaggtctcgttttgacaaagtaagtttccatgtccatgtcctagtttttgtttaagattagcctcacttgcgttttaggcacgcttgcctctttttttttgttgttgtggttgtattgtttatgttcgcggtagtgcgtgatttattttaaataaatcctagcctaccttcacgctgttgtctggagccgtctatcttgcgttggaagaacaaccccgcagcaagctgcgacccccgcgtgacagaatgcaggcagcagacgttcttccgcagaccggccacgaggaggtgatggagacgcgctggcaaAGCTGGAAGCCAACCAGAAAGTTCTTTTCTTGCCAGCATGACGCGTCGTTCCCCCAAAACCCTCCCACGGACAACAAGATTCCTCAACCAGCCCATTCTTCCTTCCCGCCGCAGGAGAcccgtgctgatgacgtcatcccgcccactggtgatgacgtcagaaaccaagattttttttttgagtctatttacaccctctgtcagccgcccactatggactttgtttcaaagaaaaatccttttgagaaaattgtctctaaatttagattttttcagacccagtctaaagtgggggtagggaatagacaatttggacaatttaatggggaagtttctgccctcctccgcccacccctacagagagttccagaccgcagggagcgcgtctggtatccgccccttgagggggggggctggggtcgggagctgtgttggtggggtgactcagcttaaccatgtcaagccacagcctccctcacggccgccaccaccagtcttttaccatgccaagccgcaacccccagctagaccacctccacctccaccagtagctccacgacgccaagctccggtaccagctccacgacgccaagctccggtaccagctccacgacgccaagctccggtaccagctcgacgacgccaagctccggtaccagctccacgacgccaagctccggtaccagctcaacaagtccaagaccaagaccctccacgccaagaccaagacccgccatgccaagaccaagaccaagacccgccatgccaagaccaagaccaagaccaagacccgccatgccaagaccaagaccaagacccgccatgccaagaccaagacccgccatgccaagacctagaccaagaccaagacccgccatgccaagacctagaccaagaccaagacccgccatgccaagaccaagacccacgccaagaccaagacctataccaagacccacgccgagcttcgccgcctgacgcgccacgccgagcttcgccgcctgacgcgccacgccgagcttcgccgcctgactcaccacgccaagccacgcctgccacgatgacgacgcgcctgcctcctcgtcggccacggatatggccgctacctggtcgcccgccacgccaagtgcgcccacctcccagtcggccacgaatgtggccaatccctgggcgcccgcctcgcctgctgcagcggcgttccactcgccgccgccacttgactttgcctcggtggattcagggccacttgggctggcgacccaccgccatgtccccctcccgccctcccatgacttttgttagttttttcttggacatctggtatctgtccttaagggaggggctctgtcatgtctgtattatcatgttttgttttaagtcatgttttgtttagtttctgtctttttcactcccttgtctggtcaccatagcaaccattagttttcacctgtcacgtcacgcacctgtttcacgttttgactcacacacacctgtcaccaatcatgtcactgttatttaagcataccttgttcatcactcgtcctgcctgcattgtcgttatgtcactccggttcaggtctcgttttgacaaagtaagtttccatgtccatgtcctagtttttgtttaagattagcctcacttgcgttttaggcacgcttgcctctatttttttgttgttgttgtggttgtattgtttatgttcgcggtagtgcgtgatttatgttaaataaatcctagcctaccttcacgctgttgtctggagccgtctatcttgcgttggaagaacaaccccgcagcaagctgcgacccccacgtgacacacagatgctggcttttgatccggatagtttttttcctctttgttccggagaacacgacgtccacagtttccaaaaacattttgaaatgtggactcgtcagaccacagaacactttaccactttgcatcagttcatcttagatgagctcgggcccagcgaagccagccgcgtttctgggtgttgttgataaatggctttcgctttgcatagcagagttttaactggcacttacagatgtagcgacaaactagttactgacagtggttttctgaagtgttcctgaacctatgtggtgatatcttttacacactgatgtcactttttgatgcagtaccgcctgagggatcgaaggtctaatatcatcacttatgtgcagtgatttctccagagcctctgaaccttttgatgaaattacggaccgtaagtggtgaaatccctaaattccttgcaatggctcattgagaaaagttgttcttaaactgttggacaatttgttcaTGCATTGGttcccaaagtggtgaccctcgccccatccttgtttgtgaatggtttgtgaatgactgggcatttcatggaagctgcttttttacccaatcatggcacctacctgttcccaattagcctgttcagctatgggatgttccaaataagtgttcgaggagcattcctcaactttctcagtcttttttgccacttgtaaaAGTGTCagctttttaaaaacaaattccaaatgagctaatatttgcaaaaaataacgttttccagtttgaacgttcaatatcttgtctttgcagtattcaattgaatataagttgaaaaggatttgcaaatcattgtattctgtttttatttacaattttcacaacatgccaacttcactggttttggggtttgtactttgatGCTTTCACCAATGTCTGCACAATTAGGGTATTAtagtatttacatttacatttattttagagtaaatattttttaaatagttttcttGACATTTTGTACCTTTAAGGTCTCACCTTTTTTAATAATGTCTGTTAAGTGAAATTGACAACTATCATTTCCAGGCTGTGGAGCAGCTCAAAGCAGGGGCACTTGCAGTTGAAGCAGTGGCTGCAGCACTGGTGGAGCTCGAGGTTAGTTAATTATGATCCAACACAACTTtgattattttgattcattacctAACAAAATATTGGGGACTTTAAAACAACATCCCATCACCCGTCTCTTAAAATAGTTACTAAACTTGAGACAACACCTGTAtgagtttaaaaaacaaacaaaaacaacaacatttggaTTCTTAAAAATGCTGATGTATGAACACACATCCCATTGAATGATGTAAAGCAGTGGTccacaaccaccgggccgcggctcggtaccggtccgtggactgattggtaccgggccgtataagaaatgtaaaaataaaaaaaatatttttttttatttttttttatttttattaaatcaacataaaaaacacaatatatacattatatatcaatatagatcaatacagtcggcagggatacagtccgtaagcacacatgattgtatttctttaagacaaaaaaataaataaatccataaCCCATTCccccatgattgtatttctttatgacaaaaaaaaaaaatccataacccATTTCCccacccggtccgtgggacaaattttcaagctttgaccggtccgcagctacaaaaaggttggggaccactgatgtaaagGATCTTTTACCTCAGGCGCAggttagaaaaaagaaaaatggaTTTAATGAATTCTGCAGCTGCATGGAATACCGGATTTGCAAGTGTAGTATGCACTTCATATTAAGCTCCAATTATAGAAGACCTTTGAACCGTGTGTAGTTTTTACTGCATGTGGAAAGACAACAAAATGGATGGTCTTAATTCAGTTAGAAATCTTGAGTTTACACTCATGCCTTcctcatacatacataaacaaatGTTACAATACAGTAGAAAATAATATGAAAAACATCTTTGTTAGGGCTATATCACAAGCCTAAAATGATTTACTTTCAAACACTTGTCAGTCCAATGTAAACTTTTTATCGTTGTTAAACTATGATACAGCCTTTCCACAAGATAATTCTGTAAGTATGGCTGATTTAAAAATGTAGTTTCAATTTTTTTCTTCCTGCACGTACTTTGTGTTCTCAGGACTCTCCTTTTACAAATGCGGGCATGGGCTCCAACCTTAACTTGTCAGGGGAAATAGAATGTGATGCCAGTGTCATGGATGGTAAATCACTGCAATATGGAGCTGTAGGTGCTATTAGTGGTAAGTCCATTACTATGATGGGTAATTTAAATGGCATTTTTCCCCATATTGTAATAGTTCCTGTTCCTTTAGGAATCAAGAACCCCATCATGGTTGCAAATCGACTACTAAATGAAGCACAAAAAGGGAAACTATCAGCAGGAAGAATACCCCCTTGGTGAATATCATGGTTATCAACTACTTTGTCAGTAATGTGACTCTACTATAGCTTTACCTATCaatgtattgttattttattttgcagCTTTTTAGTGGGACGGGGTGCACATGACTGGGCTGTTGGCCACGGTGTCCCACCCTGCCTCTCTGAGAAAATGACCACAAGTGAGTATTCCTGTAAAAAGTGACCATAACTTGTGTTGCAAACAAATGAGTGTATTTTATCACCTATAGAATTTAGTTTATCTGCCTACAAGCGGAACAAAAGAAAGATGGAGCTGGCTGAGAAAATGGATACGGGGCGTAATCAAACAAAGAAGAGGCGACAATCAAGTGGAAATGTGAGCATTATTACATTAAATCGTTGATATACTTGTATAacctaattaaaattaaaaacttACTCACTTTGAAGTAGTTGCCACTACACTTGCTACTAATTCAATCACTGTAAAATGATAATTACTAAGGATTTTTGTTTGGACCCCGAAAATACTAGTGTTAAATAACACTGGAAATGAGGTTTCCATCATGCAATCCTTACCATAACGAAAAGTGGTAGTAGTTGTATGGACTTTTGTATTTTCAAGCAAACAAGTTTTAAAAAGCCCAAAACAGACATTCACTTGTATAATATGGTATTTGTGGGAGAGAAGATGGCATTAATGCACAATCAGTGAGGTGAGTTCTACCATATAGCATCTCAAGTTCCTCCACAGAGGAAATGGAGTTAGCAGACCGCGGTGTCCGCTCCAAGAAAAGACGCAAGCGTTGACAGTGGTTAGTGCAAAGTTTCAGTGCACCGAGCATCACAGCTGGCGACTGATTTGATGAGTTGAGCAGAAAGCAGCTGAGCAAAGATTAATTGTGCTCCCAACCCACAAATTGTGCTACCCACTCACAGAAGTGAGTGGGAGAGTCCATCTTGTTTTGGATTGTCATCGTGTTTAATCGAGTATAGCATGGGAACGACTACAGCCAGATATACTAATCGTACCAACCTCTTTCTAAAAAGTATTATGGTCCGTTGAGTACAGTTATCAAACCTCAATATTAATGACATCTGTTAACTAAAGAACAACAGTGAAGTCAATTGTTTGTTGACTTAGCCGTTATAGAGTGGTATCTAATCACGTGATTAATTTGTGCATCAAATGGCTTGTTAGCAAACGAGTTGCAGGTTTACATTCTCATCTGTCTCTTCCATGTTTACATAAACTTTCATGACCTGATTGCACGATTAATAAATGACTGCATTTAGCATTCATGATTTTACTAGACGTTTTTTTCCTCTGCTAAGTCTTATGTATGTAATTGAACTCTTGTATCAAGTAAAATAAGAATTTACCCTCTTAGAATAACTGGTGTTTCATTCATGAGCTTTTTTCCCCGAGCATGCAGTAGTTAAAAAAaccattttaaaaatactttgcTTTGTCGATcttatccttacctatggtcatgagctttgggttataaccgaaaggacaagatcacgggtacaagcggccgaaatggggttcctccttcgggtggcgaggttcttccttagagatagggtgagaagctcagtCATTCGGGAGCGGCTaacagtaaagctgctgctcgtccacatcgagaggagccagatgagatgttttgggcatctggtcagaatgccctcCGGACACCTCCCTGTGGAGCTGTTTAGGGTCACTTCGaatagtaggaggccacggggaagacccaggacacggtggagagactatgtctcctagCTGGACTAGGAACGCTTAggtatcccccgggaagagctggatgaagtaacTGGGGAAAAGGAAggatgggcttctctgcttaggcggcTGTCCCCACAAcccgactttggataagcggaataagattTTGCTTTGTTTGACTGTAAAACAGAACAGATTTCAGAGCATATGGGAACGATAAGATAAATGCTGCCTTCATGGCTGCCTTAATGCACTGGTTTTCTTAGGCTGAAACCCAATGGCCCCCGATTTTGACGGCGGAATGAAATTattggtgttcatagctgtcaatcacgTGTAGCGGTTGTGTACTCTCTCTCTCAGCTGCATTGTTTTTCCCTGCTGCTCCAAGCGGGGTGTGAACCCAGGTcactggtgtgagagtccagcgtCCGGACAACTGACCTAAATGTACAGGCAATCTCCTGCACCGCCAGCACAGACGAGCTTATCGCAAAGGAGATGTATTCatatgcaaaattatttttatatttgcattgttgctgttctattgagtaaaacacaatatatatttttttcaaactgttttcAGGGGGGGATATTATTCTTAAAACGTGCCCTATTCACGTTTTAAGAATAAGTCCGATTTCTGGTGGGATTTGGAAATGCATCACACGCCATTCTGCACATACTCACTGCAGGCCTAACTTAATTTGCAGTTTATAGCATGGTGGTTGTAGCAAATCATTTCTCGAGCAAACAGCAACCCATCTAGGACTCAAATAGTAAGGGAATAACTTTAAAGAGTAAGACAACATAATTAATAGTGTATGCTAGACTGTGCTAATTCATTACTGCtgatcatttcctgtgatgtaggAAAATGGTTCCGGGATTCTTGACACTGTTGGAGCCATTGTGGTTGACATGCAAGGTAATGTAGCTGCAGCGGTGTCCAGTGGAGGCCTGGCCATGAAACATCCAGGCAGGGTTGGCCAGGTAATAGCACTTACAGCTTTTAGTGGCATGCCAAAAGTCCATAATCAATATACACTTGTTAGCTATCTGTGTAGACAGTCATGCATGTTGCGTCATATTTGGTTGGCCTTTATAATAACATAGAGAGGGAAAATGATTGCAGCTGGAAAAAATAAACAGTTTGCCTGactgaaaaaaaagaaagtactCCAACGGGCTTGGGGTCATTGGCAAAGTGAAAGTTTACAGAAATAGAGAATGACGCACAATGACGCAGATTCAAGTTACACCAATCACGGTATTTTATATGCACATTCATTGCAAAACGTCCTGGCAGGTGTTTCACTAAGTTTGTTACTTCAATTTTCATTTGGTTTGTGATTTACAATTCTTCAATATTGTTGTCATGAGcagttgcaatatttttttttttattctgggaaAGTTGGTATGCCTGAGTGAGGGCCCAACATTGTAAAGCACAAATTTGATGTAT
This genomic interval carries:
- the tasp1 gene encoding threonine aspartase 1, with amino-acid sequence MTSNAGDMESPQKKTAAEQQTPLFKDTSWHNTRDSIQNHKLSVGGFVLVHAGAGYHSESKAKEYKHVCKRACQQAVEQLKAGALAVEAVAAALVELEDSPFTNAGMGSNLNLSGEIECDASVMDGKSLQYGAVGAISGIKNPIMVANRLLNEAQKGKLSAGRIPPCFLVGRGAHDWAVGHGVPPCLSEKMTTKFSLSAYKRNKRKMELAEKMDTGRNQTKKRRQSSGNENGSGILDTVGAIVVDMQGNVAAAVSSGGLAMKHPGRVGQAAHYGCGCWAENACNMNPYATAVSTSGCGEHLIRTMLARECSAAMQSKDAHQALLEAMQNKFISSPFLASEDRVLGGVIVLRCCRCVEPQPSSNIQGALVEFHWSHTTESMCIGYMSAQDSKAKTHISRLPPGTVPGQSLAIEGGVCRLMSTAE
- the LOC133606400 gene encoding uncharacterized protein, coding for MGRGPSGPESTEAKSSGGGEWNAAAAGEAGAQGLATFVADWEVGALGVAGDQVAAISVADEEAGASSSWQAWLGVVSQAAKLGVARQAAKLGVARQAAKLGVGLGIGLGLGVGLGLGMAGLGLGMAGLGLGMAGLGLGLGMAGLGLGLGLGMAGLGLGLGMAGLGLGVEGLGLGLVELVPELGVVELVPELGVVELVPELGVVELVPELGVVELVPELGVVELLVEVEVV